The Afipia massiliensis genome has a segment encoding these proteins:
- a CDS encoding DUF1036 domain-containing protein translates to MTATISRRMTFHRTITAALTGLVALVALCAWNDPAAADFRLCNNTSSRVGIALGYKDNEGWVTEGWWNVSSRACETLLRGTLVARYYYIYAIDYDRGGEWSGQAFMCSRDKEFTIKGTEDCLARGFDRTGYFEVDTGEQRAWTVQLTESTEQNPRSPGLPGMPNAPGAAQPGALPGAAPGNPK, encoded by the coding sequence ATGACAGCCACGATTTCCCGCCGCATGACGTTTCATCGTACGATCACCGCTGCCCTTACCGGGCTTGTCGCGCTGGTCGCACTGTGCGCGTGGAACGATCCGGCAGCCGCTGATTTCCGGCTTTGCAACAACACCTCGAGCCGGGTCGGCATCGCGCTCGGCTACAAGGACAATGAAGGCTGGGTCACCGAAGGCTGGTGGAATGTGTCGTCCCGCGCCTGCGAAACCCTGCTGCGCGGAACGCTTGTCGCACGATACTATTATATCTACGCCATCGACTATGACCGCGGCGGAGAGTGGTCGGGGCAAGCCTTCATGTGTTCGCGCGACAAGGAATTCACCATCAAAGGCACTGAAGACTGTCTGGCGCGCGGCTTCGACCGCACCGGATATTTCGAGGTCGATACCGGCGAACAACGCGCCTGGACCGTCCAACTGACCGAATCCACCGAACAGAACCCGCGCTCGCCCGGCCTGCCCGGCATGCCGAATGCGCCGGGGGCTGCACAACCCGGCGCACTTCCCGGTGCAGCTCCTGGAAATCCTAAATGA
- a CDS encoding DUF1244 domain-containing protein — MAIDEKTRTELEAAVFRRLVEHLRGRTDVQNIDLMNLAGFCRNCLSNWLKDAADDKGVALSKDESREAVYGMPYETWKAKHQTEATPDQVAAMKKSHSGH; from the coding sequence ATGGCGATCGATGAGAAGACCCGGACGGAATTGGAAGCGGCGGTTTTTCGCCGCTTAGTCGAGCATCTGCGCGGGCGGACCGATGTGCAGAATATCGACCTGATGAACCTCGCGGGCTTCTGCCGCAATTGTCTCTCCAACTGGCTGAAGGATGCCGCCGACGACAAGGGCGTGGCGCTCAGCAAGGACGAGAGCCGCGAGGCGGTGTACGGCATGCCTTACGAAACCTGGAAGGCGAAGCATCAGACCGAGGCGACGCCCGATCAGGTCGCCGCGATGAAAAAAAGCCACAGCGGCCACTGA
- a CDS encoding DUF2312 domain-containing protein, which yields MATTSAAVKDDDTAHSFAKGQLKAIIERIERLEEEKKTISDDIKDVYGEAKGNGFDVKALRTIIRMRKQDADERQEQETILETYMQALGML from the coding sequence ATGGCCACCACCTCGGCTGCCGTGAAAGACGACGATACCGCGCACAGCTTCGCGAAGGGTCAGCTTAAGGCCATCATCGAGCGCATCGAGCGGCTTGAAGAAGAAAAGAAAACCATCAGCGACGACATCAAGGACGTCTATGGCGAAGCCAAGGGCAACGGCTTCGACGTGAAGGCGCTGCGCACCATCATCCGCATGCGCAAGCAGGACGCCGACGAGCGCCAGGAGCAGGAAACCATCCTGGAAACCTACATGCAGGCGCTGGGGATGCTGTAA
- a CDS encoding enoyl-CoA hydratase gives MSFAEIDYRVTDRVAIVTLNRPEQLNAWTSVMGQEVRNAMEQAKADDNVRVIVLTGAGRGFCAGADMKRLSSISAAGGLTEVADTPIDANSRPDFQRKNTYFPAIPKPIIAAINGPCAGLGMCFALFCDMRFAAQEAVFTTAFARRGLIAEHGMSWTLPRLIGLSAATDLLMSGRKVKADEALRLGLVDRIYPAADLMPSVMAYAKELAELSSPRSLRVIKKQLWETPMQTLDEAMDVADREMALSLKSEDFKEGVKHFIEKRPPAFTGR, from the coding sequence GTGTCCTTTGCCGAGATCGACTACAGGGTCACCGATCGCGTCGCCATCGTCACCCTCAATCGCCCCGAACAGCTCAACGCGTGGACTTCCGTGATGGGTCAGGAAGTCCGCAACGCCATGGAGCAGGCCAAGGCCGACGACAACGTCCGCGTTATCGTGCTGACTGGCGCGGGCCGCGGCTTCTGCGCCGGCGCCGACATGAAACGGCTATCCAGCATCAGCGCGGCCGGTGGTCTGACCGAAGTCGCCGATACCCCCATCGATGCGAATTCGCGCCCCGACTTCCAGCGCAAGAACACTTACTTCCCCGCGATTCCGAAACCGATCATCGCGGCAATCAACGGACCCTGCGCCGGTCTCGGCATGTGTTTCGCGCTGTTCTGCGACATGCGCTTCGCCGCGCAGGAGGCCGTGTTCACCACAGCGTTCGCGCGGCGCGGCCTGATCGCCGAGCACGGCATGAGCTGGACGTTGCCGCGGTTGATCGGCCTGTCGGCCGCCACCGACCTGCTGATGTCAGGCCGCAAGGTGAAGGCCGATGAAGCGCTGCGGCTGGGGCTGGTCGACCGCATCTATCCGGCGGCCGACCTGATGCCGTCGGTCATGGCCTACGCCAAAGAACTCGCCGAGCTGTCGTCGCCGCGGTCACTGCGCGTGATCAAGAAGCAGCTGTGGGAAACGCCGATGCAGACGCTCGACGAGGCGATGGACGTTGCCGATCGTGAAATGGCGCTCAGCCTCAAGAGCGAGGACTTCAAGGAAGGCGTGAAGCACTTCATCGAGAAGCGTCCGCCCGCTTTCACGGGACGATAG
- a CDS encoding DUF882 domain-containing protein — MAGGFPRSIGFGWLSRTSVRVGLASLLLIATNARSVHNATADGDTRTLSFHHTHSGEDLTVTFKRHGRYDEAALKKLNHFLRDWRSQDSTTMDRRLFDIVWEVYRDVDGKQPIQIISAYRSPATNSMLRRRSSGVARHSQHMQGQALDFFIPSVPLEQIRFAGLRLQRGGVGFYPTSGSPFVHLDVGSIRHWPRMTHDQLARVFPDGRTVHVPSNGQPLKGYELALADIERRGNGEDVAAPSKSRTFLASLFGRKQADDEEEAGNDAARRKVVPVALAAADNAKATVTAAAEKLLERVPLPRAKPAGAASYQVASADTKTVPLPKPQAALKPIPADEYAPQSPIDIINARGFWDNEPAPKPAAEAQIAALKARGAVVAADPQFTASLPQNVSQALAYAPADAPLDRAKVVAASAPLPRSPRVASLAPNPMSGADINASAAAIAKAPQGKIATATRIKQASQTNDIWLRAMILAPSASTSMVASVLGDQDMTVMRTHFVKPNAAVAMTFSNDPQMGIVCEKFTGSATTTLSTTTFAMRTAALR; from the coding sequence GTGGCGGGCGGTTTTCCACGCAGCATTGGCTTTGGATGGCTTTCGCGCACCTCGGTGCGCGTCGGCCTCGCCTCGCTGCTGCTGATCGCGACCAACGCCCGCTCCGTCCATAACGCCACCGCCGACGGCGACACCCGCACCCTCTCCTTCCATCACACCCATTCCGGCGAAGACCTTACCGTCACCTTCAAGCGCCACGGCCGTTACGACGAGGCCGCGCTGAAGAAGCTCAATCACTTCCTGCGCGACTGGCGCAGCCAGGATTCCACCACGATGGACCGGCGGCTGTTCGACATCGTCTGGGAAGTCTATCGCGACGTCGACGGCAAACAGCCGATCCAGATCATCTCCGCCTATCGCTCGCCCGCCACCAATTCCATGCTCCGCCGCCGCTCCTCGGGCGTGGCGCGCCACAGCCAGCATATGCAGGGCCAGGCGCTGGACTTCTTCATCCCCAGCGTGCCGCTCGAGCAGATTCGTTTCGCCGGACTTCGCCTGCAGCGCGGCGGTGTCGGTTTCTACCCCACCTCCGGATCGCCCTTCGTGCATCTCGACGTCGGCAGCATCCGCCACTGGCCGCGCATGACCCACGATCAACTCGCGCGCGTCTTCCCGGACGGCCGTACGGTGCATGTGCCGTCCAACGGCCAGCCGCTGAAGGGCTACGAACTGGCGCTCGCCGACATCGAGCGCCGCGGCAATGGCGAGGATGTCGCAGCGCCGTCGAAGTCGCGCACCTTCCTGGCCTCGCTGTTCGGCCGCAAGCAGGCGGATGACGAGGAAGAAGCCGGTAACGACGCGGCGCGCCGCAAGGTTGTTCCTGTCGCGCTGGCTGCTGCCGACAACGCCAAGGCCACCGTCACGGCCGCCGCCGAAAAACTTCTCGAGCGCGTGCCGCTGCCGCGCGCGAAGCCCGCAGGCGCGGCGTCCTATCAGGTCGCTTCGGCTGATACCAAGACCGTTCCGCTGCCCAAGCCGCAAGCCGCACTCAAGCCGATTCCCGCCGACGAATACGCCCCGCAATCGCCCATCGACATCATCAACGCCCGCGGCTTCTGGGATAACGAACCGGCGCCGAAGCCCGCGGCAGAGGCCCAGATCGCCGCCCTCAAGGCCCGCGGCGCCGTCGTCGCCGCCGATCCGCAATTCACCGCAAGCCTGCCGCAGAACGTCTCGCAGGCGCTCGCCTACGCGCCGGCGGATGCTCCGCTCGATCGCGCCAAGGTCGTCGCGGCCAGCGCGCCGCTGCCGCGCAGCCCGCGCGTTGCATCGCTCGCTCCGAACCCCATGTCCGGCGCGGACATCAACGCCTCCGCTGCGGCGATCGCCAAGGCACCACAGGGCAAGATCGCGACTGCGACCCGGATCAAGCAGGCCTCCCAGACAAACGACATCTGGCTGCGCGCGATGATCCTTGCGCCAAGCGCCAGCACCTCGATGGTCGCCTCAGTTCTCGGCGATCAGGACATGACGGTAATGCGCACGCATTTCGTCAAGCCGAACGCAGCGGTGGCAATGACGTTCTCGAACGATCCGCAAATGGGCATCGTCTGCGAGAAGTTCACCGGCTCGGCGACTACGACGCTGTCGACGACGACGTTCGCCATGCGCACCGCAGCGCTGCGGTAA
- a CDS encoding L,D-transpeptidase family protein, translating to MRDFSTGHRKSPQGFDRILMAVAATFLSVAATTAHAQSGPAKSPADLAIDAAVPLPEPANVPPPTVNDFKPDTAAAAPATTATVPPAATAPTATAPTATPPAATAAVPAPAVESPKTEPAKAAPAVAAADQPVADKLRDLIAAKGARYFDRKNERTAVENFYKDRNYAPLWSEAGAATARAKSVIARLKDASSDGLNAADYPTPDFAAATTPDAQAEAELRLTESMLDYARHAQSGRMHYSRVSADISYPEHPVDPVEVLINVSTARDASAALAGYNPPHKGYQALKAKLAELRGVTEDTSKHIAEGDVLKFVKPTKKNANPVVMEDERVPALRAKLHVAENAADKRYDAAVADAVRKFQSSNDLKATGVLDNATVRALNGPRNDRKIDIVRVNMERWRWLPRELGAKALGDAYVILNIPDYSLKLMQGDKQVWTTRVVVGKPGKHATPELTETMKFITVNPTWNVPPSIIYNEYLPALAQDPTVLDRMGLKLARAADGSIRISQPPGEANALGRIRFNFPNKFLVYQHDTPDKHLFAKEERAFSHGCMRVQNPDQYAANLLSIVLPKDNYTSEKIKGMYGRSEVNINFPTPIPVNITYQTAFVDSAGKLEFRKDIYSRDSRVLALLKGSEGRDMETAVSHAQPNYVRPTNVRVPGDSFASNSGMGFFERLFGPPTPPPAPVRQRRVVR from the coding sequence ATGCGTGACTTTTCGACCGGCCACCGCAAGAGCCCTCAGGGCTTCGACCGGATTTTGATGGCCGTGGCCGCTACATTCCTCTCTGTCGCCGCGACCACCGCCCATGCGCAGTCTGGTCCCGCCAAGAGCCCTGCAGATCTCGCCATCGATGCCGCGGTCCCGCTTCCCGAGCCCGCCAACGTGCCGCCGCCGACGGTGAACGACTTCAAGCCCGACACCGCAGCCGCCGCTCCGGCCACCACGGCAACTGTTCCTCCGGCTGCAACGGCGCCGACCGCAACGGCACCAACCGCAACTCCGCCGGCAGCAACAGCAGCAGTCCCAGCCCCCGCCGTCGAGTCTCCGAAGACCGAACCTGCCAAGGCCGCTCCGGCCGTCGCCGCAGCCGATCAGCCGGTTGCCGACAAGCTGCGCGACCTGATCGCTGCCAAGGGCGCGCGCTACTTCGACCGCAAGAACGAGCGCACCGCTGTCGAGAACTTCTACAAGGACCGCAACTACGCTCCGCTCTGGAGCGAAGCCGGCGCCGCGACCGCCCGCGCCAAGAGCGTGATCGCGCGCCTCAAGGACGCGAGCAGCGACGGCCTGAATGCCGCCGATTATCCGACGCCGGATTTCGCCGCTGCGACCACACCTGACGCACAGGCCGAGGCGGAATTGCGCCTGACCGAAAGCATGCTCGACTATGCGCGCCACGCGCAAAGCGGCCGCATGCACTACTCGCGCGTGAGCGCGGACATTTCGTACCCCGAGCACCCGGTCGATCCGGTCGAGGTCCTGATCAATGTATCGACGGCGCGCGACGCGTCGGCGGCGCTGGCGGGCTATAACCCGCCGCACAAGGGTTATCAGGCTCTGAAGGCGAAGCTCGCCGAGCTGCGCGGCGTGACCGAGGACACCTCGAAGCACATCGCCGAAGGCGACGTGCTCAAGTTCGTCAAGCCGACCAAGAAGAATGCCAATCCGGTCGTAATGGAAGACGAACGCGTGCCGGCGTTGCGCGCCAAGCTTCATGTCGCAGAGAACGCTGCCGACAAGCGCTATGACGCGGCGGTCGCCGATGCTGTCCGCAAATTCCAGTCGAGCAACGACCTGAAGGCGACCGGCGTGCTCGACAACGCCACGGTGCGCGCGCTCAACGGCCCCAGGAACGACCGCAAGATCGACATCGTGCGCGTCAACATGGAGCGCTGGCGCTGGCTGCCGCGCGAACTCGGCGCGAAGGCGCTGGGCGACGCCTATGTGATCCTCAACATTCCCGACTATTCGCTCAAGCTGATGCAAGGCGACAAGCAGGTCTGGACCACGCGCGTCGTCGTCGGCAAGCCCGGCAAGCATGCGACCCCGGAACTGACCGAGACGATGAAGTTCATCACCGTCAATCCGACCTGGAACGTGCCGCCATCGATCATCTACAACGAGTACCTGCCCGCACTGGCGCAGGACCCGACCGTGCTCGACCGCATGGGCCTGAAACTCGCGCGCGCCGCTGACGGCAGCATCCGCATCTCGCAGCCGCCGGGCGAAGCCAATGCGCTCGGCCGCATCCGCTTCAACTTCCCGAACAAGTTCCTGGTCTATCAGCACGACACGCCGGACAAGCACCTGTTCGCCAAGGAAGAGCGCGCCTTCAGCCACGGCTGCATGCGCGTGCAGAACCCCGACCAGTACGCCGCGAACCTGCTGAGCATCGTGCTGCCGAAGGACAACTACACATCCGAGAAGATCAAGGGCATGTACGGCCGCAGCGAGGTCAACATCAACTTCCCGACGCCGATCCCGGTCAACATCACCTATCAGACCGCATTCGTGGACAGCGCGGGCAAGCTCGAATTCCGCAAGGATATCTACAGCCGCGATTCCAGGGTGCTTGCACTGCTCAAGGGCAGCGAAGGCCGCGACATGGAAACCGCCGTGTCCCACGCCCAGCCGAACTACGTCCGCCCGACCAACGTGCGCGTTCCCGGCGATAGCTTCGCCAGCAACAGCGGCATGGGCTTCTTCGAGCGCCTGTTTGGACCTCCGACCCCGCCGCCGGCCCCCGTGCGTCAGCGCCGGGTGGTTCGCTAA
- a CDS encoding sigma-54-dependent transcriptional regulator: MVATILIADDDAVQRRLVENMVQRCGYDAVTVDSGDAALAHLINPDTKPVDALVLDLVMPGLDGMGVLARIRDAGLDVPVIVQTAHGGIDNVVSAMRAGAHDFVVKPVGIERLQVSLRNALNASALKGELQRIRHRREGKLTFADIVTRSETMNHVISMGKKAAASTIPVLIEGESGVGKELIARAIHGSSERSAKPFITVNCGAIPDNLVESLLFGHEKGAFTGATERHAGKFVEANGGTLFLDEISELPLAAQVKLLRALQQGEVEAVGGRKPVKVDVRIVSATNRNLLNQVKAGAFREDLFYRLHVLPLTIPPLRTRREDIPHLVRHFMTRIAAEENRPVTSVSGEAMAMLGQLTWPGNVRQLENAVYRAVVMSDGGQLGPDDFPQTGGMSLAPVYEAEPVVMDSPPSSPGETVAGAEIPIAPSPAPAGFMSAYGTLSMLGEDGEMRALDDMEAETIRFAIAHYRGQMSEVARRLKIGRSTLYRKLDEAAASGTESDPSR; the protein is encoded by the coding sequence ATGGTTGCGACCATTCTGATTGCCGACGACGATGCCGTACAGCGGCGCCTCGTCGAAAACATGGTGCAACGTTGCGGTTACGACGCCGTGACAGTCGATAGCGGCGATGCCGCCCTCGCCCATCTGATCAATCCCGACACCAAACCCGTCGACGCCCTGGTGCTCGACCTTGTCATGCCCGGCCTCGACGGTATGGGCGTGCTGGCCAGAATTCGCGACGCCGGCCTCGATGTTCCGGTGATCGTGCAGACCGCCCATGGCGGGATCGACAACGTCGTCTCCGCGATGCGCGCGGGCGCGCATGATTTCGTGGTGAAGCCGGTCGGCATCGAGCGCCTGCAGGTGTCCTTGCGCAACGCCCTCAATGCCAGTGCGCTGAAAGGCGAACTGCAGCGCATCCGCCATCGCCGCGAGGGCAAACTCACCTTCGCCGACATCGTCACCCGCTCCGAGACGATGAACCACGTCATTTCGATGGGCAAGAAGGCTGCAGCCTCCACGATCCCGGTGCTGATCGAAGGAGAATCCGGCGTCGGCAAGGAATTGATCGCCCGTGCCATCCACGGCTCCTCCGAGCGCAGCGCCAAGCCGTTCATCACCGTGAACTGCGGCGCGATCCCGGACAATCTGGTGGAGTCGCTGCTGTTCGGCCACGAGAAGGGCGCGTTCACCGGCGCCACCGAACGTCACGCAGGCAAATTCGTCGAGGCCAATGGCGGCACGCTGTTCCTCGACGAGATCAGCGAACTGCCGCTGGCGGCGCAGGTGAAACTGCTGCGCGCCCTGCAGCAGGGCGAGGTCGAAGCGGTCGGCGGGCGCAAGCCCGTGAAGGTCGATGTACGGATCGTATCGGCGACCAACCGCAACCTGCTCAATCAGGTGAAGGCCGGTGCATTCCGCGAAGACCTGTTTTACCGGCTGCACGTTTTGCCGCTGACGATTCCGCCGCTGCGCACGCGCCGCGAAGACATCCCGCATCTGGTGCGGCATTTCATGACGCGCATCGCCGCCGAAGAGAACCGGCCCGTGACCAGCGTCAGCGGCGAAGCCATGGCGATGCTGGGACAACTGACGTGGCCCGGCAACGTCCGCCAGCTTGAAAATGCGGTGTATCGCGCCGTGGTGATGAGCGACGGCGGCCAGCTTGGACCGGATGATTTTCCGCAGACCGGTGGAATGTCCCTGGCCCCGGTTTACGAGGCGGAGCCGGTGGTCATGGACAGCCCGCCCTCCTCTCCCGGCGAGACCGTTGCAGGTGCCGAAATACCAATCGCTCCGTCACCCGCGCCAGCCGGATTCATGTCTGCGTACGGAACGCTGTCCATGCTCGGCGAGGACGGCGAAATGCGCGCCCTCGATGACATGGAGGCGGAAACCATCCGTTTCGCCATCGCCCATTATCGCGGCCAGATGTCCGAGGTCGCGCGGCGATTGAAGATCGGCCGCTCGACGCTGTACCGGAAACTGGACGAGGCCGCGGCCTCCGGCACGGAATCCGACCCTTCGCGCTGA
- a CDS encoding M3 family oligoendopeptidase, which produces MASRTSALRKSPAKSKTAPKAKTSAKKPSPKKASGATGKAGKLPEWNLTDLYPALDAPEVARDLDKLDADCVAFEAAYKGKIAEQVAKPDGGEWLAEAIRSYEGIDDLAGRLASYAGLAHAGNTVDAAISKFYGDVSERITAASTHLLFFALELNRVDDEVIERAMVAPSLNHYRPWIEDLRKDKPYQLEDRVEQLFHEKSVSGYAAWNRQFDQTISALRFKVGGKELAIEPTLTLLQDRAPAKRKAAAQALAKTFKANERTFALITNTLAKDKEISDRWRGFQDIADARHLANRVEREVVDALVASVRAAYPRLSHRYYKMKARWFKKKSLPFWDRNAPLPFATTGQIGWNDAKSTILKAYGDFSPQMANIAARFFTDRWIDAPVRPGKAPGAFSHPTTPSAHPYVLMNYQGKPRDVMTLAHELGHGVHQVLAAKNGALMAPTPLTLAETASVFGEMLTFKRLLAETKNAKERQALLAGKVEDMINTVVRQIAFYSFERAIHTERRNGELTAQRIGEIWLSVQGESLGPAIEIKPGYETYWMYIPHFIHSPFYVYAYAFGDCLVNSLYAVYENASEGFADRYLAMLSAGGTKHYSELLQPFGLDAKDPKFWDGGLSVIESLIAELEAMG; this is translated from the coding sequence ATGGCTTCGCGCACATCGGCTCTCCGCAAATCTCCGGCAAAATCCAAAACCGCGCCCAAGGCGAAAACCTCCGCCAAAAAGCCGTCTCCCAAAAAGGCATCCGGCGCGACAGGCAAGGCGGGAAAGCTGCCCGAGTGGAATTTGACCGATCTTTATCCCGCGCTCGATGCACCGGAGGTGGCGCGCGATCTCGACAAGCTCGATGCCGACTGCGTCGCGTTCGAGGCTGCCTACAAGGGCAAGATTGCGGAGCAGGTTGCAAAGCCCGACGGTGGCGAATGGCTGGCCGAGGCGATCAGGAGCTACGAGGGGATCGACGATCTGGCCGGACGGCTGGCGTCCTATGCGGGGCTTGCCCATGCGGGCAACACCGTCGATGCCGCGATCTCGAAATTCTACGGCGACGTGTCCGAGCGCATCACTGCAGCCTCGACGCACCTTCTGTTCTTCGCGCTCGAACTCAACCGCGTCGATGACGAGGTGATCGAGCGCGCGATGGTGGCGCCCTCGCTTAATCACTACCGGCCATGGATCGAAGATCTGCGCAAGGACAAGCCGTACCAGCTCGAGGATCGCGTCGAGCAGCTGTTCCACGAGAAATCTGTCAGCGGCTATGCGGCGTGGAACAGGCAGTTCGACCAGACCATTTCGGCGCTGCGCTTCAAGGTCGGTGGCAAGGAGCTGGCGATCGAGCCGACGCTGACGCTGTTGCAGGATCGTGCGCCCGCCAAGCGCAAGGCGGCGGCGCAGGCGCTGGCGAAAACCTTCAAGGCCAACGAGCGCACCTTCGCACTCATCACCAACACGCTCGCCAAGGACAAGGAAATCTCCGACCGCTGGCGCGGCTTCCAGGACATCGCCGACGCGCGCCATCTGGCCAACCGCGTCGAGCGCGAAGTGGTCGATGCGCTGGTGGCGTCGGTACGCGCCGCCTATCCGCGGCTTTCTCACCGCTACTACAAGATGAAGGCGCGCTGGTTCAAAAAGAAGTCGCTGCCGTTCTGGGACCGCAACGCGCCGCTGCCGTTCGCGACCACCGGCCAGATCGGCTGGAACGATGCGAAAAGCACGATCCTGAAAGCCTACGGCGATTTCTCGCCGCAGATGGCGAATATCGCGGCGCGCTTTTTCACCGACCGCTGGATCGATGCGCCGGTGCGGCCCGGCAAGGCGCCGGGCGCGTTCTCGCATCCGACCACGCCGTCGGCGCATCCCTATGTGCTGATGAATTATCAGGGCAAGCCGCGCGACGTCATGACGCTCGCGCATGAGCTTGGTCATGGCGTGCATCAGGTGCTCGCCGCCAAGAACGGCGCGCTGATGGCGCCGACGCCGCTGACGCTAGCGGAGACCGCCAGCGTGTTCGGCGAGATGCTGACCTTCAAGCGGCTGCTGGCCGAGACCAAAAATGCCAAGGAGCGCCAGGCGCTGCTCGCCGGCAAGGTCGAGGACATGATCAACACGGTGGTGCGCCAGATCGCGTTCTACTCGTTCGAGCGCGCGATTCACACCGAACGCCGCAACGGCGAACTGACCGCGCAGCGGATCGGTGAAATCTGGCTGAGCGTGCAGGGCGAAAGCCTCGGCCCGGCTATCGAGATCAAGCCCGGCTATGAGACGTACTGGATGTACATCCCGCACTTCATCCATTCGCCGTTTTATGTCTACGCCTATGCGTTCGGTGACTGCCTCGTGAACTCGCTCTACGCGGTCTACGAGAACGCCTCGGAGGGGTTCGCCGACCGCTATCTCGCGATGCTCTCGGCCGGCGGCACCAAGCATTATTCCGAGTTGCTGCAACCGTTTGGGCTGGACGCCAAAGATCCCAAATTCTGGGACGGCGGGCTGTCGGTGATCGAAAGCCTGATCGCTGAACTGGAGGCGATGGGATAG
- a CDS encoding aa3-type cytochrome c oxidase subunit IV, whose amino-acid sequence MADHNEVAYTTADGMDYPAHEQTYEGFLVMTKYGTISVIVILALMAIFLT is encoded by the coding sequence ATGGCTGACCATAACGAAGTTGCTTACACCACGGCGGATGGCATGGACTATCCTGCGCACGAGCAAACCTACGAAGGGTTTCTCGTGATGACGAAGTACGGGACGATTTCCGTTATCGTCATCCTCGCCTTGATGGCGATCTTTCTCACCTGA
- a CDS encoding Re/Si-specific NAD(P)(+) transhydrogenase subunit alpha, translating to MKIAIAKEVDAAEPRVAATPDTVKKFKALGIDVAIEPGAGIKSGLLDADYEAAGAVVSADAVKDADIVIKVKRPEVSEVTKYKKGALVIAIMDPYGNEAALKALADAGVAAFAMELMPRITRAQVMDVLSSQANLAGYRAVIESAEAFGRAFPMMMTAAGTVPAAKVFVMGVGVAGLQAIATARRLGAVVTATDVRPATKEQVESLGAKFLAVEDEEFKNAQTAGGYAKEMSKEYQAKQAALTAEHIKKQDIVITTALIPGRPAPKLVTAEMVKSMKPGSVLVDLAVERGGNVEGAKADEVADVDGVKIVGYTNLAGKVPASASSLYARNLFSFIETLYDKAAKSLAVKWDDDLVKATALTKDGAVIHPNFQPKA from the coding sequence ATGAAAATTGCGATAGCCAAGGAAGTGGATGCAGCCGAGCCGCGCGTTGCGGCGACGCCCGACACCGTCAAGAAGTTCAAGGCGCTGGGCATCGATGTCGCGATCGAGCCGGGTGCCGGCATCAAGTCCGGTCTGCTGGACGCGGACTATGAAGCCGCCGGCGCTGTCGTCAGCGCCGATGCGGTGAAGGATGCCGACATCGTCATCAAGGTGAAGCGTCCGGAAGTCTCCGAAGTTACGAAATACAAGAAGGGCGCACTGGTCATCGCGATCATGGACCCCTACGGCAACGAAGCCGCGCTGAAGGCGCTGGCCGATGCCGGCGTTGCGGCCTTCGCGATGGAGCTGATGCCGCGCATCACCCGCGCGCAGGTGATGGACGTGCTGTCGTCGCAGGCCAACCTCGCCGGCTACCGCGCCGTGATCGAATCCGCCGAAGCCTTCGGCCGCGCGTTTCCGATGATGATGACCGCGGCCGGCACCGTGCCCGCGGCGAAAGTGTTCGTGATGGGCGTCGGCGTTGCCGGCCTGCAGGCGATCGCCACCGCGCGCCGCCTCGGCGCCGTGGTCACCGCGACCGACGTGCGTCCGGCGACGAAAGAACAGGTCGAAAGCCTCGGCGCCAAGTTCCTCGCGGTCGAGGACGAAGAGTTCAAGAACGCCCAGACCGCCGGCGGCTACGCCAAGGAAATGTCGAAAGAGTATCAGGCCAAGCAGGCCGCGCTCACCGCCGAGCACATCAAGAAGCAGGACATCGTCATCACCACGGCGCTGATCCCGGGCCGTCCCGCGCCGAAGCTGGTCACCGCTGAGATGGTGAAGTCGATGAAGCCCGGCTCCGTGCTGGTCGATCTTGCGGTCGAGCGCGGCGGCAACGTCGAGGGCGCCAAGGCCGATGAAGTGGCGGATGTCGATGGTGTGAAGATCGTCGGCTACACCAATCTCGCCGGCAAGGTCCCGGCCTCGGCGTCGAGCCTTTACGCGCGCAATTTGTTCTCATTCATCGAGACGCTGTACGACAAGGCCGCCAAGTCGCTCGCCGTGAAGTGGGACGACGACCTTGTGAAGGCGACTGCCTTGACCAAGGACGGCGCCGTCATTCATCCGAATTTTCAGCCGAAGGCATAA
- a CDS encoding proton-translocating transhydrogenase family protein, which produces MHGIEAVDPFVFRLSIFVLAVFVGYFVVWSVTPALHTPLMSVTNAISSVIVVGALLATGVAQVGNDDGPLWARAFGFIALVFACINIFGGFLVTQRMLAMYKKKQK; this is translated from the coding sequence ATGCATGGAATTGAGGCTGTCGACCCGTTTGTGTTCCGGTTGTCGATTTTCGTTCTCGCGGTTTTCGTCGGCTACTTCGTGGTGTGGTCGGTGACGCCCGCGCTGCATACGCCGCTGATGTCGGTCACCAACGCGATTTCGTCGGTGATCGTGGTCGGCGCACTGCTGGCGACCGGCGTCGCGCAGGTCGGCAACGACGACGGCCCGCTCTGGGCGCGCGCGTTCGGTTTCATCGCGCTGGTCTTTGCGTGCATCAACATATTTGGCGGCTTCCTTGTCACCCAGCGCATGCTGGCGATGTACAAGAAAAAGCAGAAGTGA